In Flavobacterium sp. WV_118_3, one DNA window encodes the following:
- a CDS encoding DUF4625 domain-containing protein — protein sequence MKNIKYLYAFATIAALSFTSCSSDSNDQDTEKPVITITEPVLDEGFTPGSEIHLEGVLTDNVELASYKVEVHSAEDGHTHGKMAGAEAASYFHYEQTFPIEAGLRIKEFHQHIPIPALDASGQPFTDGHYHLGVFCLDKAGNQQQVFLEIYIGADGGDHGHDHKSIN from the coding sequence ATGAAAAATATTAAATATCTATATGCATTTGCCACTATTGCCGCTTTAAGTTTTACGTCTTGTAGTAGCGACAGCAACGACCAAGACACCGAAAAACCCGTGATTACCATTACAGAACCTGTGTTAGACGAAGGTTTTACGCCCGGAAGTGAAATTCACCTGGAAGGCGTTTTAACCGATAATGTGGAATTGGCGTCCTATAAAGTGGAAGTTCACAGTGCGGAAGACGGGCATACACACGGAAAAATGGCCGGTGCAGAAGCAGCCAGTTATTTCCATTATGAGCAGACTTTCCCGATTGAAGCCGGATTGCGTATTAAAGAGTTTCACCAACATATCCCGATTCCGGCATTGGATGCAAGTGGACAACCTTTTACCGACGGTCATTATCATTTAGGGGTTTTCTGTCTGGACAAAGCCGGGAACCAACAACAGGTTTTTCTTGAAATCTATATTGGTGCCGATGGTGGTGATCACGGACATGATCATAAATCGATTAACTAA
- a CDS encoding prolyl oligopeptidase family serine peptidase, giving the protein MAVVCSLTMMNAQTSKGPVKLKYPDTRKTETNDTYFGTNVKDPYRWLEDDRSAETAAWVKAENEVTYNYLSQIPFRDALKARLEKLWNYEKISAPFKEGNYTYYTKNNGLQNQSVIYRKDASGKEEVFLDPNTFSKDGTTSLGGLDFSRDGSKVAYSISEGGSDWRKVIIMDAITKKVIEDTLLDVKFSGVSWKGNDGFYYSSYDKPTGSELSAKTDQHKLYYHKLGTSQKEDKVVFGLDQKRRYVGGSVTEDDKYLVISAANSTSGNELYIKDLTKPNSPIITILDNFNSDSYVIENDGEKLFIVTNLNAPNRRVVTTDISNPKPENWKDFIAETENVLTPSNGGGYFFANYMKDAVSVVRQYDHSGKMVREVQLPGVGTASGFGGKKEVKTLYFYFTNYTTPGTIYSYDPQTGKSEIYQKPKVDFNSEDYTSKQVFYTSKDGTKIPMIITYKKGTKLDGKNPTILYGYGGFNASLTPSFSISNAVWLENGGVYAVPNLRGGGEYGKKWHDAGTKLQKQNVFDDFIAAAEYLIANKYTSKDFLAIRGGSNGGLLVGATMTQRPDLMKVALPAVGVMDMLRYHTFTAGAGWAYDYGTAEDSKEMFDYLKGYSPVHNVKKGVQYPATLVTTGDHDDRVVPAHSFKFAAELQEKQTGTNPVLIRIDVNAGHGAGKSVAASIQESVDIFAFTLYNMGIKSLPNLKK; this is encoded by the coding sequence ATGGCTGTGGTTTGTAGTCTGACCATGATGAATGCACAAACATCCAAGGGGCCGGTAAAATTAAAATACCCGGACACCCGCAAAACCGAAACGAATGACACCTATTTCGGCACCAATGTTAAAGACCCATATCGATGGCTGGAGGACGATCGTTCTGCCGAAACTGCCGCGTGGGTAAAGGCTGAAAACGAAGTGACCTACAACTACCTGAGTCAGATTCCTTTTCGCGATGCTTTAAAAGCCCGTTTGGAAAAACTGTGGAATTATGAAAAAATAAGTGCTCCTTTTAAAGAAGGAAACTATACCTATTATACCAAAAATAACGGTCTGCAAAACCAATCGGTGATCTACCGTAAAGATGCTTCCGGAAAAGAAGAAGTTTTCCTGGATCCGAATACATTCTCAAAAGACGGAACGACTTCTTTAGGTGGTCTTGATTTTTCCCGCGACGGTTCGAAAGTAGCCTATTCCATTTCGGAAGGCGGTAGCGACTGGAGAAAAGTGATCATCATGGATGCCATCACTAAAAAAGTGATTGAAGATACCTTGCTTGACGTTAAATTTAGTGGTGTGTCCTGGAAAGGAAACGACGGTTTCTACTATTCCAGTTACGACAAACCAACCGGAAGCGAATTGTCGGCCAAAACCGATCAACATAAATTGTACTACCATAAATTGGGAACCTCTCAAAAAGAGGATAAAGTTGTTTTCGGACTGGATCAGAAAAGACGTTATGTTGGCGGATCGGTAACCGAAGACGATAAATATTTGGTGATTTCGGCTGCGAATTCGACCTCCGGAAACGAATTGTATATTAAAGATCTTACCAAACCAAATAGTCCGATTATTACCATTCTGGATAATTTTAACAGTGATAGTTATGTCATTGAAAACGACGGTGAAAAATTGTTTATCGTGACCAACTTAAATGCGCCAAACAGACGTGTTGTTACGACCGACATCAGTAATCCGAAACCGGAAAACTGGAAAGATTTTATCGCCGAAACCGAAAATGTATTAACGCCAAGTAACGGTGGCGGTTATTTCTTTGCCAACTATATGAAAGATGCCGTATCGGTTGTACGTCAATACGATCATAGCGGAAAAATGGTTCGCGAAGTGCAGCTTCCGGGCGTAGGAACGGCTTCCGGATTTGGTGGTAAAAAAGAGGTGAAAACACTATATTTCTACTTTACCAACTATACAACACCGGGAACGATTTATTCCTACGATCCGCAAACCGGAAAATCGGAAATCTATCAAAAACCAAAAGTAGATTTTAACAGCGAGGATTATACGTCCAAACAGGTTTTCTATACGTCGAAAGACGGGACAAAAATACCAATGATCATCACATATAAAAAAGGAACAAAATTAGACGGTAAAAACCCGACAATCCTATACGGTTACGGAGGATTTAATGCGAGTCTTACACCAAGTTTCAGCATTTCGAATGCCGTTTGGTTGGAAAACGGTGGTGTTTATGCCGTACCAAACCTTCGCGGTGGTGGTGAATATGGTAAAAAATGGCATGATGCCGGTACCAAACTTCAAAAACAAAATGTATTTGACGATTTTATCGCGGCTGCCGAATACCTGATTGCTAACAAATATACTTCGAAAGATTTCCTTGCGATCCGCGGAGGATCGAACGGTGGATTATTAGTAGGCGCTACGATGACACAACGTCCGGACCTTATGAAAGTGGCGTTACCAGCCGTTGGGGTAATGGATATGTTGCGTTACCATACGTTTACAGCCGGTGCCGGATGGGCATACGACTATGGAACTGCGGAAGACAGCAAAGAAATGTTCGATTATCTCAAAGGTTATTCACCGGTTCACAATGTAAAAAAAGGGGTACAATACCCGGCCACATTGGTAACTACCGGCGATCATGACGACCGTGTAGTTCCGGCGCACAGTTTTAAATTTGCGGCCGAATTACAGGAAAAACAAACGGGAACTAATCCGGTTTTAATCCGTATTGATGTGAATGCCGGTCACGGTGCCGGAAAATCGGTTGCCGCTTCGATTCAGGAAAGTGTAGACATTTTTGCCTTTACGCTGTACAATATGGGAATTAAGAGTTTACCGAATCTAAAAAAGTAA
- a CDS encoding TIGR00266 family protein — MYAHEIDYQIFGEEMQYVEIELDPQEVVVAEAGSFMMMDNGIKMETIFGDGSAQQQSGIFGKLLSAGKRVLTGESLFMTAYTNQNNRKSKISFASPYPGKIVAIDLTKYQGKFICQKDSFLCAAKGVSIGIEFSRKLGTGLFGGEGFIMQKIEGDGMAFVHSGGTLARRELQAGEVLKVDTGCIVGFTKDIDYDIEFIGGIKNSIFGGEGLFFATLRGPGVVYVQSLPFSRLADRIIASAPRAGGKSREEGSLLGGLGNLLDGDNRF; from the coding sequence ATGTACGCACATGAAATCGATTACCAGATTTTTGGTGAAGAAATGCAATACGTCGAAATAGAACTGGATCCGCAGGAAGTAGTAGTTGCTGAGGCGGGAAGTTTTATGATGATGGACAATGGTATCAAAATGGAAACCATTTTTGGAGACGGATCGGCACAACAACAATCCGGAATTTTCGGGAAACTGCTTTCGGCTGGAAAGCGTGTTTTAACCGGAGAAAGTCTTTTTATGACCGCTTATACGAATCAGAACAACCGCAAAAGTAAAATCAGCTTTGCATCACCCTATCCGGGAAAAATTGTAGCGATCGACCTAACGAAATACCAGGGGAAATTTATTTGTCAGAAAGATTCGTTTCTATGTGCGGCGAAAGGTGTTTCCATCGGGATTGAATTTTCCCGTAAACTGGGAACCGGACTTTTTGGAGGCGAAGGCTTTATCATGCAAAAGATCGAAGGCGACGGAATGGCTTTTGTGCATTCCGGAGGAACTTTGGCGCGACGCGAATTACAAGCCGGTGAAGTATTAAAAGTGGATACCGGATGTATTGTCGGTTTTACAAAAGATATCGATTATGATATTGAATTTATTGGTGGTATCAAGAATTCGATTTTTGGAGGGGAAGGTTTGTTTTTTGCAACCCTACGCGGACCGGGAGTGGTTTATGTACAATCATTGCCATTTAGCCGATTGGCCGACAGAATTATTGCTTCGGCTCCAAGAGCTGGCGGAAAAAGCAGAGAAGAGGGAAGCCTTTTAGGAGGTTTAGGGAACCTGCTGGACGGAGACAACCGTTTTTAA
- a CDS encoding DUF1842 domain-containing protein, producing the protein MESKSGLFIVSYKIASPNLGAPTFEVHFAVNTPAQTVTGKGVVHNATVNPPFTLFTDLRGDYTYMTVMPKNTHILVTAEGYPNIKFPPHAGIGPVILPNTKLRMVLESDWQSGKANFMYTDDKGNWHEVVDANVSIIKVGELAASN; encoded by the coding sequence ATGGAATCAAAATCTGGTTTATTCATCGTTTCGTACAAGATTGCTTCTCCAAACCTGGGAGCTCCTACTTTCGAAGTACATTTTGCCGTAAACACACCTGCACAAACCGTTACCGGAAAAGGAGTGGTTCACAATGCTACCGTTAATCCGCCTTTTACATTGTTTACCGATTTACGTGGTGATTATACGTATATGACGGTTATGCCAAAAAACACGCATATTTTGGTAACCGCCGAAGGATATCCGAACATTAAATTCCCGCCGCATGCCGGAATCGGACCGGTTATTTTGCCAAACACCAAACTACGAATGGTATTGGAATCGGACTGGCAGTCCGGAAAAGCGAATTTTATGTATACCGATGATAAAGGGAACTGGCACGAAGTAGTCGATGCGAACGTTTCCATTATCAAAGTTGGCGAATTAGCTGCCAGCAATTAA
- the mtgA gene encoding monofunctional biosynthetic peptidoglycan transglycosylase produces MAVKKTSKTNTKPKSKEEKRSFGNKVARFCIKVFLWFFAISLFFVILFKFVPVPFTPLMAIRAMETREDGKEKVCKHDWVPLEDISENLQKAVIASEDGTFLDHNGFDFSAMQKAFSSNQKGRKLKGGSTISQQTAKNVFLWQGRSYLRKGLEAYFTVLIELIWGKERIMEVYLNSIEMGDGIYGAQAASEFWYGKSAKNLSKYEAAGIAAILPSPRRFKASNSSAYINKRKDKIVRVMRHIGKIEY; encoded by the coding sequence ATGGCGGTAAAAAAAACATCAAAAACAAACACCAAACCCAAATCAAAAGAAGAAAAAAGAAGTTTTGGCAATAAAGTAGCACGCTTTTGTATTAAAGTGTTTCTATGGTTTTTTGCCATTTCCCTGTTTTTTGTAATCCTGTTTAAATTTGTACCGGTTCCGTTTACGCCTTTAATGGCAATCCGGGCCATGGAAACCAGAGAAGATGGTAAAGAAAAGGTTTGCAAACACGATTGGGTACCGTTGGAAGACATTTCCGAAAACCTGCAAAAAGCAGTTATTGCCAGTGAAGACGGTACATTTTTAGATCATAACGGTTTTGATTTTAGCGCGATGCAAAAAGCATTTAGTAGTAATCAGAAAGGTCGGAAACTAAAAGGAGGAAGTACCATTTCGCAACAAACCGCCAAAAATGTTTTTTTATGGCAGGGAAGAAGTTACCTGCGCAAAGGACTGGAAGCCTATTTTACCGTCCTGATCGAACTCATTTGGGGGAAAGAACGCATCATGGAAGTCTACCTGAACAGTATCGAAATGGGAGATGGAATTTACGGCGCGCAAGCAGCATCGGAATTCTGGTATGGGAAAAGTGCCAAAAATCTGTCCAAATACGAAGCAGCCGGAATTGCAGCTATCTTGCCAAGTCCGAGACGATTTAAAGCTTCCAATTCATCAGCCTATATCAACAAACGAAAAGATAAAATTGTCCGCGTAATGCGCCATATCGGGAAGATCGAATACTAA
- a CDS encoding FAD-dependent oxidoreductase: MLSLSYWEIKNWFSNVDYTVVGSGIVGLHTALRLRERFPNSKILVLEKGPLPQGASTKNAGFACFGSLSEIIDDLKNHTEDEVVQLIEKRWRGLQLLRKRLGDQTIDFRPYGGYELFLRDDEVSYAECLQKMPLVNEVLKPLFKADVFSKEVDRFDFKGIQDYLIFNPFEGQIDTGNMMQALLKEAVTNDIQILNYQTVTGYQDNGNSVEVHTNDFIVTTGKLFFATNGFAGTITNGAVRPARAQVLITEPIPNLDIRGTFHIDSGYYYFRNIGDRILFGGGRNLDFEGETTTTFGLTEQIQNRLEELLKNVILPNQEFQVAHRWSGIMGMGTHKKPIVEQRSQNVFCGVRLGGMGVAIGSLIGQELADLLE; encoded by the coding sequence ATGCTTAGTCTGAGTTACTGGGAAATTAAAAACTGGTTTTCGAACGTCGACTATACGGTAGTGGGCAGTGGTATTGTCGGATTACATACGGCATTGCGCCTGCGCGAACGATTTCCGAACAGTAAGATTCTGGTACTCGAAAAAGGGCCGTTGCCGCAAGGTGCGAGCACTAAAAATGCCGGTTTTGCGTGTTTTGGGAGTCTATCGGAAATTATAGACGATCTGAAAAATCATACCGAAGACGAAGTGGTACAATTAATCGAAAAGCGTTGGCGCGGATTGCAATTGCTTCGTAAAAGATTAGGTGATCAAACGATTGATTTCCGTCCGTATGGTGGTTATGAATTGTTTTTAAGAGACGATGAAGTCAGTTATGCCGAATGTCTTCAGAAAATGCCATTGGTCAACGAAGTGCTGAAACCGCTTTTTAAAGCCGATGTTTTTTCAAAAGAAGTGGATCGTTTCGACTTTAAAGGGATTCAGGACTATTTGATCTTTAATCCGTTTGAAGGCCAAATCGACACCGGAAACATGATGCAGGCTTTGTTAAAAGAAGCCGTGACAAACGATATTCAAATCTTAAATTATCAAACCGTTACCGGTTATCAGGATAACGGAAACAGCGTTGAGGTGCATACTAACGATTTTATCGTAACAACCGGAAAGCTGTTTTTTGCCACTAATGGTTTTGCCGGAACGATCACCAATGGTGCGGTTCGACCGGCCAGAGCACAGGTTTTAATTACCGAACCGATTCCAAATCTCGATATCCGCGGAACGTTTCACATCGACAGCGGGTATTATTATTTCCGGAATATTGGCGACAGGATTCTTTTTGGTGGCGGAAGAAACCTCGATTTTGAAGGCGAAACCACCACAACTTTTGGTCTGACGGAACAAATCCAAAACCGTTTGGAAGAATTGTTAAAAAATGTAATTTTGCCGAATCAGGAGTTTCAGGTTGCCCATCGTTGGAGCGGAATCATGGGAATGGGAACGCATAAAAAACCAATCGTAGAACAACGCTCTCAAAACGTCTTTTGTGGCGTTCGCCTTGGCGGAATGGGAGTGGCTATCGGAAGCCTGATTGGACAGGAATTAGCAGATTTATTAGAATAA
- a CDS encoding DedA family protein — MEGFKWTELLNPEFYINLEIGGHHIGIYVVLFIVFAETGLFAGFFLPGDSLLFLSGIYSEVLMRELMTVHGDFANVALLATLVAISGIIGNIFGYWFGAKSGHYLYAKEDNFWFKKKYLIQSRLFFEKHGGRAIIFARFLPILRTFAPIVAGIVQMEKKKFMFFNIVSSFLWSFTLIFSGHYLYRYLLDNHNMDLKANIEYIVIAIIILSTSPLAINYLKNKIKERRS, encoded by the coding sequence ATGGAAGGCTTTAAATGGACAGAATTGTTGAATCCGGAGTTTTATATTAATCTGGAAATCGGCGGACACCATATTGGAATTTACGTTGTATTGTTTATTGTTTTTGCAGAAACAGGCTTGTTTGCCGGTTTCTTTTTACCGGGAGACAGTTTATTATTCCTTTCCGGAATTTACAGCGAAGTGCTGATGCGCGAATTAATGACTGTTCATGGTGATTTTGCCAATGTAGCCTTGCTGGCCACACTTGTAGCGATTTCCGGAATTATCGGGAATATTTTCGGGTATTGGTTTGGAGCGAAAAGCGGACACTATTTGTATGCCAAAGAAGACAACTTCTGGTTTAAGAAAAAATACCTGATCCAATCGCGTTTGTTTTTTGAAAAACACGGAGGACGTGCCATTATTTTTGCCCGTTTCCTACCAATCTTACGAACTTTTGCACCGATTGTAGCGGGGATCGTTCAGATGGAGAAAAAGAAATTTATGTTTTTCAACATTGTAAGTTCGTTCCTATGGTCGTTTACCCTGATTTTCTCAGGACACTATTTGTACCGCTATTTATTGGACAACCACAATATGGATTTAAAAGCCAATATCGAATATATCGTAATTGCGATTATTATCCTTTCTACATCGCCACTTGCGATTAACTATCTGAAAAATAAAATCAAAGAAAGAAGAAGCTAA
- a CDS encoding dicarboxylate/amino acid:cation symporter — translation MKSNNKLFIAIIVSLILGVFLGYLVNSLGKGNTLRYTPAKEGADELIFETSDGVTHHQKVFVIKDSLEYNQLHKTLPADVMVVVASSKKVSLVPEVLKTNTTLKLEKTHKSVNESVTSIDNIDSFSEKIKLLGTIFIRLVQMIIAPLVFSTLVVGIAKMGDMKMVGRVGAKAMGWFISASLMSLLLGMVLVNWLEPGKGTPIKMEDASSAGELLEKTQSFSLEEFVKHVVPKSIFEAMATNEILQIVIFSVLFGIALASLGEAAKSIIKMLDVVSHVILKMVTYIMWVAPLGVFGAVAAAVASYGFGIFGLYAKYLLDFSIGIALLWVVLLSVGYVILGKRLWELLRRIKSPLLIAFSTTSSEAVFPKLVEELERFGCQKRIVSFTLPLGYSFNLDGSMMYMTFASIFIAQVYGIDMPIEKQLTMLLVLMLTSKGVAGVPRASLIVVVATCAMFGIPPEGIALILPIDHFCDMARSMTNVLGNALATTAVDKWETANETN, via the coding sequence GTGAAAAGTAACAACAAACTATTTATCGCAATTATCGTTTCATTAATACTGGGAGTCTTCCTGGGGTATTTGGTCAATTCATTAGGAAAAGGAAATACACTCCGGTATACACCTGCAAAAGAAGGCGCTGATGAACTGATATTTGAGACCAGTGACGGGGTAACCCACCATCAAAAAGTTTTTGTTATAAAGGATAGTCTGGAATACAACCAACTTCATAAAACCTTGCCGGCAGACGTTATGGTCGTGGTGGCGAGCAGTAAAAAAGTGAGTCTGGTACCGGAGGTGTTAAAAACCAACACCACTTTAAAACTCGAAAAAACGCATAAATCGGTTAATGAATCCGTTACGTCTATTGACAATATCGACTCGTTTTCCGAAAAAATAAAATTACTGGGAACCATCTTTATTCGTCTGGTTCAGATGATTATTGCACCGTTAGTGTTTTCGACCTTAGTGGTTGGAATTGCAAAAATGGGCGATATGAAAATGGTGGGACGCGTTGGAGCCAAAGCCATGGGCTGGTTTATTTCAGCATCACTGATGTCCTTATTATTAGGAATGGTACTGGTAAACTGGTTGGAACCGGGTAAAGGAACACCGATCAAAATGGAAGATGCTTCTTCGGCCGGGGAATTATTGGAAAAAACACAATCGTTTTCGCTGGAAGAATTCGTAAAACACGTGGTTCCGAAAAGTATTTTTGAAGCCATGGCAACCAATGAGATTTTACAGATTGTAATCTTCTCGGTATTATTCGGAATTGCATTGGCTTCTTTAGGTGAAGCAGCCAAATCGATCATTAAAATGTTGGATGTTGTTTCGCATGTGATCCTGAAAATGGTAACCTATATTATGTGGGTAGCACCATTAGGTGTATTTGGTGCCGTTGCAGCCGCTGTGGCGAGCTATGGTTTTGGAATCTTCGGATTATATGCCAAATACCTGTTGGATTTTAGTATCGGAATTGCGCTTTTATGGGTCGTATTGCTCTCAGTTGGTTATGTGATCTTAGGAAAGCGTTTATGGGAATTGTTACGACGAATTAAAAGTCCGTTGTTAATTGCTTTTTCAACCACCAGTAGTGAAGCGGTTTTCCCGAAATTGGTAGAAGAATTGGAACGCTTCGGTTGCCAGAAACGTATCGTGTCGTTTACCTTACCGTTAGGCTATTCGTTTAACCTGGATGGAAGTATGATGTATATGACCTTCGCGAGTATTTTTATTGCGCAGGTATACGGAATTGATATGCCAATCGAAAAACAATTAACCATGTTACTGGTGTTAATGCTCACCAGTAAAGGAGTAGCCGGTGTGCCAAGAGCCTCTCTGATTGTAGTGGTGGCGACCTGTGCTATGTTTGGTATTCCGCCGGAAGGAATAGCCTTGATATTACCGATTGACCATTTTTGTGATATGGCGCGAAGCATGACCAACGTTCTTGGAAATGCTTTGGCAACTACAGCCGTAGACAAATGGGAAACAGCGAATGAAACTAACTAA